One segment of Bradyrhizobium sp. CB2312 DNA contains the following:
- a CDS encoding TetR/AcrR family transcriptional regulator: MGLTATRTRSAAQRREVPKSRGGRPTKTAAIERDQRLIEVATRLFLDRGFDATSLDAVAEAARVSKPTVYSRYGDKRGLFAAVLRREIERWLAPLSAAAETQLSSASDISVEQRLVEIGREMLTFTCGSDAVAFSRMMTSQAINFPDVAKLGKEEGWLKAVATTARFFDHLVAQGALDVEDTTIAAEVFLDVVAGHTHRMATFGMSLELKAAEKRMRAAIKLFLAGALGPADRVHDVAKDGAKDGAKDTAKSPQRRRPSR, encoded by the coding sequence ATGGGATTGACTGCGACCAGGACAAGATCGGCAGCGCAACGGCGCGAGGTGCCGAAATCGCGCGGTGGCCGGCCGACCAAAACCGCCGCGATCGAGCGCGACCAGCGGCTGATCGAGGTCGCCACCCGCCTGTTCCTGGACCGCGGTTTTGATGCGACCTCGCTCGATGCGGTCGCAGAAGCGGCGCGGGTGAGCAAGCCCACCGTCTATTCCCGCTATGGCGACAAGCGCGGCCTGTTTGCCGCCGTGCTCCGGCGCGAGATCGAGCGCTGGCTTGCGCCGCTGTCGGCAGCGGCGGAGACGCAGCTCTCCAGCGCCTCGGATATCTCTGTCGAGCAGCGCCTGGTCGAGATCGGGCGCGAGATGCTGACCTTCACCTGCGGATCCGATGCCGTCGCCTTCAGCCGCATGATGACGTCACAGGCCATCAACTTCCCCGACGTCGCCAAGCTCGGCAAGGAGGAAGGCTGGCTCAAGGCGGTCGCCACCACGGCGCGCTTCTTCGACCATCTGGTGGCGCAGGGCGCGCTGGACGTCGAGGACACGACGATCGCAGCGGAAGTGTTCCTCGACGTCGTTGCCGGTCACACCCACCGCATGGCGACGTTTGGAATGTCGCTGGAACTGAAGGCCGCCGAGAAGCGCATGCGCGCCGCGATCAAGCTGTTCCTGGCCGGTGCGCTCGGACCTGCGGATCGCGTCCACGACGTGGCCAAAGATGGCGCCAAGGATGGTGCCAAGGACACTGCGAAGAGCCCGCAACGGCGCCGCCCCTCCCGCTGA
- a CDS encoding patatin-like phospholipase family protein, with the protein MFCPARGWIRQQGARLTGILALACSLALGACTSLPRTPYTAAEASASRVLDIDGLRRYADEPVTKFSFEKDTSTAAKTYLALSGGGADGAYGVGVLNGWTAARTRPTFSVVSGVSTGGLIAPFAFLGSQYDDTLKEVYTSGIAESLLNDPSIIRVLFGSGLFGNTRLRELVARYVGPEILAQVARENAKGRRLLVVTTDLDTQRTAIWDMGKIAAVGTPEALKLFRDVMAASASIPLVFPPIMIDAEGQGRKFQEMHVDGGVTAPVLTLPEALLFQGSRLPGTAKMDIYILVNKKIERNFELVSNSTIDVASRSLSAITQSQTRSIIFSTYDFAKRNRLGFHLSYIARDYPAPPSEGFDTAYMRALYQYGYEKAAAGEAWTSTLP; encoded by the coding sequence ATGTTCTGCCCCGCGCGCGGCTGGATCAGGCAGCAAGGTGCCCGCCTGACTGGAATCCTGGCCCTGGCGTGCAGCCTGGCGCTCGGCGCCTGCACCTCCCTGCCCCGCACGCCCTATACGGCAGCCGAGGCCAGTGCATCCCGTGTGCTCGATATCGACGGCCTCAGGCGCTACGCCGACGAGCCGGTCACGAAATTCAGCTTCGAGAAAGACACCAGCACCGCGGCGAAAACCTATCTGGCGCTCTCCGGCGGCGGCGCCGACGGCGCCTATGGCGTCGGCGTGCTCAACGGCTGGACCGCGGCCCGAACCCGTCCGACCTTCTCGGTCGTCTCGGGCGTGAGCACCGGCGGCCTGATCGCGCCGTTTGCGTTTCTGGGGTCGCAATACGACGACACGCTGAAAGAGGTCTACACCAGCGGCATCGCGGAGAGCCTCCTGAACGATCCCAGCATCATACGCGTGCTGTTCGGATCCGGCCTGTTCGGCAACACGCGGCTACGCGAGCTCGTCGCCCGCTATGTCGGGCCGGAGATCCTGGCGCAGGTCGCGCGCGAGAATGCCAAGGGCCGAAGGCTGCTGGTGGTCACTACCGATCTCGACACCCAGCGGACCGCCATTTGGGACATGGGCAAGATCGCCGCGGTCGGCACGCCCGAGGCGCTCAAGCTGTTTCGCGACGTGATGGCGGCCTCCGCCAGCATTCCGCTGGTGTTTCCGCCGATCATGATCGACGCCGAAGGCCAGGGCCGCAAATTTCAGGAGATGCATGTCGACGGCGGCGTGACCGCCCCGGTGCTGACGCTGCCGGAGGCCCTGCTGTTCCAGGGCAGCCGCCTGCCGGGCACCGCGAAGATGGACATCTACATCCTCGTCAACAAGAAGATCGAACGCAATTTCGAGCTGGTGTCCAACAGCACCATCGACGTCGCCTCGCGCAGCCTGTCGGCGATCACGCAATCGCAGACGCGTTCGATCATCTTCTCCACCTATGATTTCGCCAAGCGCAACCGCCTCGGCTTCCATCTCTCCTACATCGCGCGCGATTATCCCGCGCCTCCTTCCGAAGGGTTCGACACCGCCTATATGCGGGCACTGTACCAGTACGGATATGAGAAGGCGGCGGCGGGCGAGGCCTGGACCTCGACGCTCCCATGA
- the tgt gene encoding tRNA guanosine(34) transglycosylase Tgt: MTLPNHFELLATDGSARTGRLTTPHGVVRTPAFMPVGTAGAMKGMHWREVRDAGADIVLGNTYHLMLRPGAERIAALGGLQKFTGWNGPMLTDSGGFQVMSLADLRKVSEHAVTFRSHIDGAKVELSPERSIEVQRFLGSDIAMQMDECVRLPAERDDIDRAMRLSLRWAERSKRAFESAPDGYMLFGIVQGGDIPQLRHASAQGLVEMGFHGYAIGGLAVGEPQAVMLAMIDETAPALPTERPRYLMGVGTPDDILEAVKRGVDMFDCVMPTRNGRHGVAFTRFGQVNLRNARHADDPRPLDEESTWPSARNYARAYLHHLVKAGETLGAMLLSEINIAYYQFLMQGIRDAIAHGTFEEFYQRTREDWARGDIAPR; this comes from the coding sequence ATGACTCTACCCAATCATTTCGAACTGCTCGCCACCGATGGCTCCGCCCGCACCGGGCGCCTGACCACGCCGCATGGTGTGGTGCGCACGCCCGCCTTCATGCCGGTCGGAACCGCCGGCGCCATGAAGGGCATGCACTGGCGCGAGGTGCGCGATGCCGGCGCCGACATCGTGCTCGGCAACACCTATCACCTGATGCTGCGTCCCGGCGCCGAGCGGATCGCGGCGCTCGGCGGCTTGCAGAAATTCACCGGATGGAACGGGCCGATGCTGACGGATTCCGGCGGCTTCCAGGTGATGTCGCTGGCCGACTTACGCAAGGTCAGCGAGCACGCCGTGACCTTCCGCTCGCATATCGACGGCGCCAAGGTCGAATTGTCGCCGGAGCGCTCGATCGAGGTGCAGCGCTTCCTCGGCTCCGACATCGCCATGCAGATGGACGAATGCGTGCGGCTGCCGGCCGAGCGTGACGACATCGACCGCGCGATGCGGCTGTCGCTGCGCTGGGCCGAGCGCTCAAAGCGCGCCTTCGAAAGCGCACCCGACGGCTACATGCTGTTCGGCATCGTCCAGGGCGGCGACATCCCGCAGCTTCGTCACGCCAGCGCGCAGGGCCTCGTCGAGATGGGGTTTCACGGCTATGCGATCGGCGGCCTCGCCGTCGGCGAGCCTCAGGCGGTGATGCTGGCGATGATCGACGAGACCGCGCCGGCGCTGCCGACCGAGCGGCCGCGCTATCTGATGGGTGTCGGCACGCCCGACGACATTCTCGAGGCGGTGAAGCGCGGCGTCGACATGTTCGATTGCGTGATGCCGACGCGCAATGGCCGCCACGGCGTCGCCTTCACGCGTTTCGGCCAGGTCAATCTGCGCAACGCGCGCCACGCCGACGATCCGCGCCCGCTCGATGAGGAGAGCACGTGGCCGTCGGCGCGCAACTACGCACGCGCCTATCTGCATCATCTCGTCAAGGCCGGCGAGACGCTGGGGGCGATGCTGCTGTCCGAAATCAACATCGCCTACTACCAGTTCCTGATGCAGGGCATCAGGGACGCGATCGCACATGGAACGTTCGAGGAGTTCTATCAGCGTACGCGCGAGGACTGGGCGAGGGGCGACATCGCCCCGCGCTGA